In Streptomyces liangshanensis, the DNA window ATTCGGGCGTTTGACGAAAAGCAGGTGATCACAGCCATGATCACGGGTGCCCGTTTTGACCGTTACGGCGTCAATAAGAGCCGTTCGCAAGCGGATTCACAGATTCCAACCGTAAATGTGGCGCAGGACACGTTTCTTGACGCCCACCCGGGACCGCCTGATAGCGGTATGACCATGTCCCACACCGCTCAGATAACCAGCCACCGGAAACCCCGCCGCAGCTCGTCGAAAACGGCCCTCCGCGCCGGAGTTGCCGGCGGTGTTCTCAGCAGCATCGCGGTCGCCGGTGCCGCCGGGCCGGCGCACGCCGAGCCGGTGACCGAGAAGACCATCGAGATGCCCACCCTGACCGCCGGGCTCGCCGACGGCGTCGCGCAGTCCGCCGCGGCCACGCAGCAGGTCGCGTCCGTCCTCCAGCTGCACGCCCAGGAGGACGCGGCCGCCAAGAAGGCCGCGGAGACCGCCAAGACGGCCAAGGCCAAGGCCGAGGCGATCCGCAAGGCCGAGGCGGAGAGGAAGCGCGAGGAGGCCGCCGCGAAGGCGGCCAAGGCCAAGGCCGCCGCGCAGGCCGCCGCCTCCGCCGAGAAGACCACGTACTCCACGCGGTCCACGAGCGCCAAGAGCACCGGCTCGACGGCCACCGCGAAGACCGCCTCGTACACCTCGACGGCCAGCGGCTCCGCGGGCGCGCTCATCGCCTTCGCGCGGGCGCAGATCGGCGACGCGTACGTCATGGGTTCGACCGGCCCCAACGCCTGGGACTGCTCCGGGCTGGTCCAGGCCGCGTACAAGCAGATCGGTGTGGACCTGCCGCGCGTCTCGCAGGACCAGTCGACGGCCGGCACGCAGGTCTCCCTCAGCAACCTCCAGCCGGGCGACATCCTGTACTGGGGCAGCGCGGGCAGCGCGTACCACACGGCGATCTACGTGGGCGGCGGCGAGTTCGTGGGAGCGCAGAACCCGGGCACGGGTGTCGTCGAGAAGTCCCTGGACTGGGACCCGCCGACCGGCGCGGTGCGGGTGC includes these proteins:
- a CDS encoding C40 family peptidase, translating into MSHTAQITSHRKPRRSSSKTALRAGVAGGVLSSIAVAGAAGPAHAEPVTEKTIEMPTLTAGLADGVAQSAAATQQVASVLQLHAQEDAAAKKAAETAKTAKAKAEAIRKAEAERKREEAAAKAAKAKAAAQAAASAEKTTYSTRSTSAKSTGSTATAKTASYTSTASGSAGALIAFARAQIGDAYVMGSTGPNAWDCSGLVQAAYKQIGVDLPRVSQDQSTAGTQVSLSNLQPGDILYWGSAGSAYHTAIYVGGGEFVGAQNPGTGVVEKSLDWDPPTGAVRVL